A window from Peromyscus eremicus chromosome 5, PerEre_H2_v1, whole genome shotgun sequence encodes these proteins:
- the E2f4 gene encoding transcription factor E2F4 isoform X1 codes for MAEAGPQAPPPPGTPSRHEKSLGLLTTKFVSLLQEAKDGVLDLKLAADTLAVRQKRRIYDITNVLEGIGLIEKKSKNSIQWKGVGPGCNTREIADKLIELKAEIEELQQREQELDQHKVWVQQSIRNVTEDVQNSCLAYVTHEDICRCFAGDTLLAIRAPSGTSLEVPIPEGLNGQKKYQIHLKSMSGPIEVLLVNKEAWSSPPVAVPVPPPEDLLQSPPAVSTPPPLPKPALAQPQETSRPCSPQLTVPAPVLGSTEVSGVAGQTAEIAVSGGPGTENKDGGELSSLPLGLTALDTRPLQSSALLDSSSSSSSSSSSSSSSSSSGPNPSTSFEPIKADPTGVLDLPKELSEIFDPTRECMSSELLEELMSSEVFAPLLRLSPPPGDHDYIYNLDESEGVCDLFDVPVLNL; via the exons atGGCGGAGGCCGGGCCACAGGCGCCACCGCCCCCGGGTACTCCAAGCAGGCACGAGAAGAGTCTGGGGCTTCTCACCACCAAGTTCGTGTCGCTCCTGCAGGAAGCCAAGGACGGCGTGCTTGACCTCAAGCTG GCAGCCGACACTCTAGCTGTGCGCCAGAAACGGCGGATTTACGACATCACCAACGTGTTGGAAGGTATTGGTCTGATCGAGAAAAAATCCAAGAACAGCATCCAGTGGAA GGGTGTGGGGCCAGGTTGCAATACCCGGGAAATTGCCGACAAGCTGATTGAACTCAAGGCAGAGATCGAGGAGCTGCAGCAGCGAGAGCAAGAACTTGACCAGCACAAGGTGTGGGTGCAACAGAGCATCCGGAATGTCACAGAGGACGTCCAGAACAGCTG CTTGGCCTACGTGACTCATGAAGACATCTGCAGATGCTTTGCTG GAGACACCCTCCTTGCCATCCGGGCCCCATCAGGCACCAGCCTAGAGGTGCCCATCCCAGAG GGTCTCAACGGTCAGAAGAAGTACCAGATTCACTTGAAGAGCATGAGTGGCCCCATCGAGGTGCTGCTGGTGAACAAGGAGGCATGGAGTTCACCGCCTGTGGCTGTGCCTGTGCCTCCCCCTGAGGATCTGCTCCAGAGTCCACCTGCTGTTTCTACCCCTCCACCTCTGCCCAAGCCTGCCTTAGCTCAACCCCAAGAAACCTCTCGTCCATGCAGTCCCCAGCTAACTGTCCCCGCTCCCGTCCTTGGCAGCACTGAAGTCTCAGGGGTGGCAGGCCAGACAGCTGAGATTGCAG TGAGTGGTGGTCCTGGAACTGAAAACAAGGATGGTGGTGAGCTCAGCTCACTCCCGCTAGGCCTGACAGCACTGGACACTCGGCCTCTGCAGTCTTCTGCCCTcctggacagcagcagcagcagcagcagtagcagcagtagcagcagcagcagcagttcaTCTGGACCCAACCCTTCTACCTCCTTTGAGCCCATCAAGGCAGACCCCACAGGTG ttCTGGATCTCCCCAAAGAGCTATCAGAAATCTTCGACCCCACACGAG AGTGCATGAGCTCTGAGCTGCTGGAGGAATTGATGTCTTCAGAAG TGTTTGCCCCCCTCCTCCGACTTTCTCCACCCCCTGGAGACCACGATTACATCTACAACCTGGACGAGAGTGAAGGTGTCTGTGATCTCTTTGATGTTCCTGTTCTCAACCTCTGA
- the E2f4 gene encoding transcription factor E2F4 isoform X2 produces the protein MAEAGPQAPPPPGTPSRHEKSLGLLTTKFVSLLQEAKDGVLDLKLAADTLAVRQKRRIYDITNVLEGIGLIEKKSKNSIQWKGVGPGCNTREIADKLIELKAEIEELQQREQELDQHKVWVQQSIRNVTEDVQNSCLAYVTHEDICRCFAGDTLLAIRAPSGTSLEVPIPEGLNGQKKYQIHLKSMSGPIEVLLVNKEAWSSPPVAVPVPPPEDLLQSPPAVSTPPPLPKPALAQPQETSRPCSPQLTVPAPVLGSTEVSGVAGQTAEIAGLTALDTRPLQSSALLDSSSSSSSSSSSSSSSSSSGPNPSTSFEPIKADPTGVLDLPKELSEIFDPTRECMSSELLEELMSSEVFAPLLRLSPPPGDHDYIYNLDESEGVCDLFDVPVLNL, from the exons atGGCGGAGGCCGGGCCACAGGCGCCACCGCCCCCGGGTACTCCAAGCAGGCACGAGAAGAGTCTGGGGCTTCTCACCACCAAGTTCGTGTCGCTCCTGCAGGAAGCCAAGGACGGCGTGCTTGACCTCAAGCTG GCAGCCGACACTCTAGCTGTGCGCCAGAAACGGCGGATTTACGACATCACCAACGTGTTGGAAGGTATTGGTCTGATCGAGAAAAAATCCAAGAACAGCATCCAGTGGAA GGGTGTGGGGCCAGGTTGCAATACCCGGGAAATTGCCGACAAGCTGATTGAACTCAAGGCAGAGATCGAGGAGCTGCAGCAGCGAGAGCAAGAACTTGACCAGCACAAGGTGTGGGTGCAACAGAGCATCCGGAATGTCACAGAGGACGTCCAGAACAGCTG CTTGGCCTACGTGACTCATGAAGACATCTGCAGATGCTTTGCTG GAGACACCCTCCTTGCCATCCGGGCCCCATCAGGCACCAGCCTAGAGGTGCCCATCCCAGAG GGTCTCAACGGTCAGAAGAAGTACCAGATTCACTTGAAGAGCATGAGTGGCCCCATCGAGGTGCTGCTGGTGAACAAGGAGGCATGGAGTTCACCGCCTGTGGCTGTGCCTGTGCCTCCCCCTGAGGATCTGCTCCAGAGTCCACCTGCTGTTTCTACCCCTCCACCTCTGCCCAAGCCTGCCTTAGCTCAACCCCAAGAAACCTCTCGTCCATGCAGTCCCCAGCTAACTGTCCCCGCTCCCGTCCTTGGCAGCACTGAAGTCTCAGGGGTGGCAGGCCAGACAGCTGAGATTGCAG GCCTGACAGCACTGGACACTCGGCCTCTGCAGTCTTCTGCCCTcctggacagcagcagcagcagcagcagtagcagcagtagcagcagcagcagcagttcaTCTGGACCCAACCCTTCTACCTCCTTTGAGCCCATCAAGGCAGACCCCACAGGTG ttCTGGATCTCCCCAAAGAGCTATCAGAAATCTTCGACCCCACACGAG AGTGCATGAGCTCTGAGCTGCTGGAGGAATTGATGTCTTCAGAAG TGTTTGCCCCCCTCCTCCGACTTTCTCCACCCCCTGGAGACCACGATTACATCTACAACCTGGACGAGAGTGAAGGTGTCTGTGATCTCTTTGATGTTCCTGTTCTCAACCTCTGA